Proteins from a single region of Diaphorobacter limosus:
- a CDS encoding phosphoribosyltransferase yields the protein MHAATRPIVFRDRLDAARRLAERLQAYAGQNPLVLAIPRGAVPMAQCIAQALRGELDLVLVRKLGAPYQPEYAIGSVDESGWTYLSPHAAATGADAHYIATEKRRQLRLIHQRRAQYTPIRPPLEVAGRIVIVVDDGLATGATMAAALHSLRQRKPARLICAVPVASHEALALVRPLADEVACLQAPQDFEAVGQYYEDFTQVEDDEVIQILSKWASNAYL from the coding sequence ATGCATGCCGCCACCCGCCCGATTGTCTTTCGCGACCGCCTGGACGCCGCCCGGCGCCTGGCCGAGCGGCTACAGGCCTATGCCGGCCAGAACCCCTTGGTGCTGGCCATTCCGCGCGGCGCCGTGCCCATGGCGCAATGCATCGCCCAGGCGCTGCGGGGCGAGCTGGACCTGGTGCTGGTGCGCAAGCTGGGCGCGCCCTACCAGCCCGAATACGCCATCGGCTCGGTCGATGAGAGCGGCTGGACCTACCTGTCGCCGCACGCCGCGGCGACGGGCGCCGATGCGCATTACATCGCCACCGAAAAGCGCCGGCAGCTGCGGCTGATCCACCAGCGGCGCGCGCAGTACACGCCGATACGCCCACCGCTGGAGGTGGCCGGGCGCATCGTCATCGTGGTGGACGACGGCCTGGCCACCGGGGCCACCATGGCCGCTGCGCTGCACAGCCTGCGCCAGCGCAAGCCTGCCCGGCTGATCTGCGCCGTGCCCGTGGCCTCGCACGAGGCGCTGGCCCTGGTGCGCCCGCTGGCCGACGAGGTGGCATGCCTGCAGGCGCCGCAAGACTTCGAGGCCGTGGGCCAGTACTACGAGGATTTCACCCAGGTGGAGGATGACGAGGTCATTCAGATACTAAGCAAATGGGCCTCCAACGCTTATCTATAA
- a CDS encoding MetQ/NlpA family ABC transporter substrate-binding protein: MISKRSLLQSTLALALATGLGGAAMAQDKPLKIGVTAGPHAQIFEQVKKVADKQGLKIQVVEFSDYVQPNAALAAGDLDANSYQHKPYLDAQIKDRGYPFAVAANTVNFPIGIYSKKIKKLADLKEGARFGIPNDPTNGGRVLLLLQAQGLIKLKDGAGLKATPLDVVGDPKKLKFIELDAAQLPRSLDDLDASAINTNFAISAGLNPKTDAIAQENPDGPYVNLLVVRAADKDKPWVAQLVKAYHSPEIRQFIDTQFKGSVLAGW; encoded by the coding sequence GTGATTTCCAAACGCTCCCTGCTTCAATCCACCCTGGCCCTGGCGCTGGCCACCGGCCTTGGCGGCGCCGCCATGGCACAGGACAAGCCGCTGAAGATTGGCGTGACGGCGGGCCCGCATGCGCAGATCTTCGAGCAGGTGAAGAAGGTGGCGGACAAACAGGGCCTGAAGATCCAGGTGGTGGAGTTCAGCGACTATGTGCAGCCCAACGCCGCCCTGGCCGCGGGCGACCTGGACGCCAACAGCTACCAACACAAGCCCTATCTGGATGCGCAGATCAAGGATCGCGGCTATCCGTTCGCCGTGGCGGCGAACACGGTCAACTTCCCGATCGGCATTTACTCCAAAAAGATCAAGAAACTGGCCGATCTGAAGGAGGGCGCGCGCTTCGGCATTCCCAACGACCCTACCAATGGTGGCCGCGTACTGCTGCTGCTCCAGGCCCAGGGCCTGATCAAGCTCAAGGACGGCGCGGGCCTGAAGGCCACGCCGCTGGACGTGGTGGGCGACCCCAAGAAGCTCAAGTTCATCGAGCTTGACGCCGCCCAGCTGCCGCGCTCGCTCGACGACCTGGACGCCTCGGCCATCAACACCAACTTTGCGATCTCGGCCGGCCTGAACCCCAAGACCGACGCCATCGCCCAGGAGAACCCGGACGGCCCCTATGTGAACCTGCTGGTGGTGCGCGCCGCCGACAAGGACAAGCCCTGGGTGGCGCAGCTGGTCAAGGCCTATCACAGCCCGGAGATACGCCAGTTCATCGACACCCAGTTCAAGGGTTCGGTGCTGGCTGGCTGGTAA
- a CDS encoding NADPH-dependent FMN reductase, with amino-acid sequence MSKYRIAVIVGSLRKDSHNRRLAHALTRLGAPEFEFHYPRIDDLPLYNQDDDGHQPAPVLRLKQEVAESQGVLFVTAEYNRSIPGVLKNAIDNASRPYGHSAWANKPAGVIGVSIGTIGTAMAQQHLRNVLVFLNMPTMAQPEAFIQNSDALFNADGSIGEVSRAFLQAWMDSYVAWVKRHNA; translated from the coding sequence ATGAGCAAATATCGCATTGCCGTCATTGTCGGCAGCCTGCGCAAGGATTCGCACAACCGCCGCCTGGCCCACGCCCTCACGCGCCTGGGCGCGCCCGAGTTCGAGTTCCACTACCCGCGCATCGACGACCTGCCGCTGTACAACCAGGACGACGACGGCCACCAGCCAGCCCCGGTACTGCGCCTGAAGCAGGAGGTGGCAGAGTCCCAGGGGGTGTTGTTCGTCACGGCCGAATACAACCGCTCCATCCCCGGTGTGCTCAAGAACGCCATAGACAACGCCTCGCGCCCCTACGGCCACAGCGCCTGGGCCAACAAGCCCGCCGGGGTGATAGGTGTGTCCATAGGCACCATTGGCACGGCCATGGCGCAGCAGCATTTGCGCAATGTGCTGGTGTTCCTGAACATGCCCACCATGGCCCAGCCCGAGGCCTTCATCCAGAACAGCGACGCCTTGTTCAATGCCGACGGCAGCATTGGCGAGGTCAGCAGGGCGTTCTTGCAGGCTTGGATGGATAGCTACGTCGCCTGGGTCAAGCGCCACAACGCCTGA
- a CDS encoding MFS transporter: MTGATPDTPAASAELTPARRVLVFCIVSLALLMMSVDSTIVATALHALQQDLHTSENWAGWSITTYAFGFVLMLPISGRLSDRYGRRRVFLGSVITFTAASLACGLAHDIVTLVLLRALQAAGGAGFTPSATGIVVDHFGQARDRAVGLFGTIFPIGAMIGPIFGGLFVTYAGWRDVFFVNVPIGLVVAVLALRYIPRDPPQGQHQRLRMDGAGMALLAVTLFACMLVASYLGEAHAPVGPALLALLAGVAGVSGWLFLRHVARAEPPFISPRLIHGPGFGVVNLVNMVYGGISIGAVALIPLYASNRYGMNALYAGTLLVAQGCASIVLSVLATMALRRTGYRLPLYVGGAISAVGMLLVALAPPAGMAPHAWLTGAALVLGLGTGAVNPASRNAGLQLAPQESSSIAGLRSLCFQLGTIAVVSLATAALAGAADAGMRQAWVYAAVAALLLLALPLVARVPEHHGAW, encoded by the coding sequence ATGACCGGCGCAACACCTGACACCCCGGCCGCGTCAGCCGAGCTGACGCCGGCACGGCGCGTGCTGGTGTTCTGCATCGTCTCGCTGGCGTTGCTGATGATGTCGGTGGACTCAACCATCGTCGCCACCGCCCTGCATGCACTGCAGCAGGATCTGCACACCAGCGAGAACTGGGCCGGCTGGAGCATTACCACCTACGCCTTCGGCTTCGTGCTCATGCTGCCCATCAGCGGCCGGCTCAGCGACCGCTACGGGCGCCGGCGCGTGTTCCTGGGCTCGGTGATCACCTTCACGGCCGCGTCGCTGGCCTGTGGCCTGGCCCACGACATCGTCACCCTGGTGCTGCTGCGCGCGCTGCAGGCCGCCGGCGGGGCCGGCTTCACGCCCTCGGCCACGGGCATCGTGGTCGATCATTTCGGCCAGGCGCGCGACCGCGCCGTGGGCCTGTTTGGCACCATCTTTCCCATAGGGGCCATGATCGGCCCCATTTTTGGCGGCCTGTTCGTCACCTACGCCGGCTGGCGCGACGTGTTCTTCGTGAACGTGCCCATAGGCCTGGTCGTTGCCGTGCTGGCACTGCGCTACATACCGCGCGACCCGCCCCAAGGGCAGCACCAGCGGCTGCGCATGGATGGCGCGGGCATGGCCCTGTTGGCCGTGACGCTGTTTGCCTGCATGCTGGTGGCCAGCTACCTGGGTGAGGCGCATGCGCCGGTCGGGCCGGCCCTGCTCGCCCTGCTGGCCGGTGTGGCCGGCGTCAGCGGCTGGCTGTTCCTGCGCCATGTGGCGCGCGCCGAGCCGCCCTTCATCAGCCCGCGGCTGATCCATGGGCCCGGCTTTGGCGTGGTGAACCTGGTGAACATGGTCTATGGCGGCATCAGCATAGGCGCCGTGGCATTGATCCCGCTGTACGCAAGCAACCGCTACGGCATGAATGCGCTGTATGCCGGCACGCTGCTCGTGGCCCAGGGCTGCGCTTCCATCGTGCTGTCGGTGCTGGCCACCATGGCGCTGCGGCGCACCGGCTATCGGCTGCCGCTGTACGTGGGCGGCGCCATCAGCGCCGTGGGCATGCTGCTGGTGGCACTGGCGCCACCGGCGGGCATGGCGCCGCATGCCTGGCTGACCGGTGCAGCCCTGGTGCTGGGCCTGGGCACGGGCGCGGTGAATCCGGCCAGCCGCAATGCCGGGCTGCAGCTGGCACCCCAGGAGTCGTCATCCATTGCCGGGCTGCGTTCGCTGTGCTTTCAGCTGGGCACCATCGCCGTGGTGTCGCTGGCCACGGCGGCCCTGGCGGGCGCCGCGGATGCGGGCATGCGCCAGGCCTGGGTGTATGCGGCCGTGGCCGCTCTGTTGTTGCTGGCGCTGCCCCTGGTTGCCCGCGTGCCGGAGCACCACGGCGCCTGGTAA
- a CDS encoding FMN-dependent NADH-azoreductase has translation MQLLHIDSAITGHQSVSRQLTAQIVEAWQASHPATQVQYLDLVAEAPAHFTMDAMAPRTGQTEGLSEAQQRENAVSERLVRQFLAADVVVIGAPFYNFSIPTQLKAWIDRLAQPGRTFRYTANGPEGLAKGKTVIIASSRGGVYSTSDTGQAMEHQESYLQTVLGFFGVTDVRFVRAEGVAMGADAKAQALAAAAQAIAAHVQHPEAANRERLAEVA, from the coding sequence ATGCAACTGCTGCACATCGATTCGGCCATCACCGGCCACCAGTCCGTTTCGCGCCAGCTCACGGCCCAGATCGTCGAGGCCTGGCAGGCCAGCCACCCCGCCACCCAGGTGCAATACCTGGATCTGGTGGCCGAGGCCCCGGCCCACTTCACCATGGACGCCATGGCCCCCCGCACCGGCCAGACCGAGGGGCTGAGCGAGGCGCAGCAGCGCGAGAACGCCGTATCCGAGCGCCTGGTGCGCCAGTTCCTGGCGGCCGATGTGGTGGTGATCGGCGCGCCGTTCTACAACTTCAGCATTCCCACGCAGCTCAAGGCCTGGATCGATCGCCTGGCCCAGCCTGGCCGCACCTTCCGCTACACCGCCAATGGTCCCGAGGGCCTGGCCAAGGGCAAGACGGTGATCATCGCGTCCAGTCGCGGCGGCGTGTACTCCACCAGCGATACCGGCCAGGCCATGGAGCACCAGGAGAGCTACCTGCAGACCGTGCTCGGCTTCTTTGGCGTGACAGATGTACGCTTCGTGCGCGCCGAGGGCGTGGCCATGGGTGCCGATGCCAAGGCCCAGGCGCTCGCGGCCGCCGCGCAGGCCATTGCCGCGCATGTCCAGCACCCCGAAGCCGCCAACCGCGAGCGCCTGGCCGAAGTCGCCTGA
- a CDS encoding LysR family transcriptional regulator: MQDLNDMLYFAEVAERGGFAAAGRALGIPKSRLSRRVAELEAALGVRLLQRTTRTLSLTEVGEAYLRHCQAMRESAQAAADAVAQVQSEPRGTVRVTCPVTLAQTVLARLMPVFLERHPQVRLEMQVTNRVVNVVEEGVDVALRVRATLDNSGSMIVKRLDEGRQLLVASPAQLARQGMPATLQDLVGMDTLAMSATDGRTSLRLTGPGGREETVQLAPRYVADDLLTLKYAALAGTGLCWLPDYMCQHELQQGRLVQLLPEWSQPPGIVHAVFASRRGLSPAVRGFLDFLGETARGAKGDAPQ; this comes from the coding sequence ATGCAAGACCTGAACGACATGCTGTATTTCGCCGAGGTGGCCGAGCGCGGCGGCTTTGCCGCTGCGGGCCGGGCCCTGGGCATCCCCAAGTCGCGCCTGTCGCGCCGCGTGGCCGAGCTGGAGGCCGCCCTGGGCGTGCGCCTGCTGCAGCGCACCACGCGCACCCTGTCGCTGACCGAGGTGGGCGAGGCCTACCTGCGTCACTGCCAGGCGATGCGCGAATCGGCCCAGGCCGCGGCGGACGCCGTGGCCCAGGTGCAGTCCGAGCCGCGCGGTACGGTGCGCGTGACCTGCCCGGTGACGCTGGCGCAGACGGTACTGGCACGGTTGATGCCCGTGTTTCTGGAACGCCACCCGCAGGTGCGGCTGGAGATGCAGGTCACCAACCGCGTGGTCAACGTGGTGGAGGAGGGGGTGGACGTCGCCCTGCGCGTGCGCGCCACGCTGGACAACAGCGGCAGCATGATCGTCAAGCGCCTGGACGAGGGGCGGCAGCTGCTGGTGGCCAGCCCCGCGCAACTGGCGCGCCAGGGCATGCCGGCGACGCTGCAGGATCTGGTCGGCATGGACACGCTGGCCATGTCGGCTACCGACGGGCGTACCAGCCTGCGCCTTACCGGCCCAGGTGGCCGCGAGGAGACGGTGCAGCTTGCGCCGCGCTATGTGGCCGACGACCTGCTGACGCTGAAATACGCCGCCCTGGCCGGCACCGGCCTGTGCTGGCTGCCCGACTACATGTGCCAGCATGAGCTGCAGCAGGGCCGGCTGGTCCAGCTGCTGCCCGAATGGTCGCAGCCCCCCGGCATCGTGCATGCGGTGTTCGCCTCGCGCCGGGGGCTGTCACCCGCAGTGCGCGGCTTTCTGGACTTTCTGGGTGAAACGGCAAGGGGGGCCAAGGGTGACGCGCCTCAATAG
- a CDS encoding sulfate ABC transporter substrate-binding protein — translation MTTRIKFKTVFATLALAASGLASAQAQSLLNVSYDVAREFYKDYNQAFIAHYKKTKGVDIKVDQAHAGSSAQARAVNDGLAADVVTFNTTTDVQFLADNGVVAKDWAQKFPHEASPTTSTMLFLVRHGNPKNIKDWADLTRPDVKVIVVNPKTGGNGRYAYLAAWGSVREKGGSDAQAAEFITQMYKNVPVLAKGGRDATATFLQRNIGDVLITFESEVVSVEREFGKGKVDAVYPSVSITAKNPVAIVERTVAKKGTGELAKAYLDYLYSDEAQEIAARHAIRPRSEAVLKKHADLFKPIPQFAVAKYFGSLVEAQKVHFNDGGQFDKLYQPGK, via the coding sequence ATGACAACCCGAATCAAGTTCAAGACCGTTTTCGCCACCCTGGCTCTGGCCGCCAGCGGGCTCGCATCGGCACAGGCGCAGTCGCTGCTCAACGTCTCTTACGACGTGGCGCGCGAGTTCTACAAGGACTACAACCAGGCCTTCATCGCCCATTACAAGAAGACCAAGGGCGTCGATATCAAGGTGGATCAGGCGCACGCGGGCTCCAGTGCCCAGGCGCGTGCCGTCAACGACGGCCTGGCCGCCGACGTGGTGACCTTCAACACCACGACCGACGTGCAGTTCCTGGCTGACAACGGCGTGGTGGCGAAGGACTGGGCACAAAAATTCCCGCATGAGGCATCGCCCACCACCTCGACCATGCTGTTCCTGGTGCGCCACGGCAACCCCAAGAACATCAAGGACTGGGCCGACCTGACCCGCCCCGACGTGAAGGTCATCGTCGTCAACCCCAAGACCGGCGGCAATGGCCGCTACGCCTACCTGGCGGCCTGGGGCAGCGTGCGCGAGAAGGGTGGCAGCGATGCCCAGGCGGCAGAGTTCATTACCCAGATGTACAAGAACGTGCCGGTGCTGGCCAAGGGCGGGCGCGACGCCACGGCCACCTTCTTGCAGCGCAACATTGGCGACGTGCTGATCACCTTCGAGTCCGAAGTGGTGTCGGTGGAGCGCGAGTTCGGCAAGGGCAAGGTCGATGCCGTCTACCCCTCGGTGAGCATCACCGCCAAGAACCCGGTGGCGATCGTGGAGCGCACCGTCGCCAAGAAGGGCACGGGCGAACTGGCCAAGGCCTACCTGGACTACCTGTACTCCGACGAGGCGCAGGAGATTGCCGCCCGCCACGCGATTCGCCCGCGCTCCGAGGCCGTGCTCAAAAAACATGCCGACCTGTTCAAGCCTATCCCGCAGTTTGCCGTGGCCAAGTACTTCGGCTCGCTGGTCGAGGCGCAGAAGGTGCACTTCAACGACGGCGGCCAGTTCGACAAGCTGTACCAACCCGGCAAATAA
- the cysT gene encoding sulfate ABC transporter permease subunit CysT: MGAASDLTGAAAPRRRPKRVLPGFGLTLGYTLFYLSIIVLIPLLALLAKSFSLSWPQFWEAVSAPRVLASYKLTFGASFIAACVNLVFGLLIAWVLVRYQFPGKKIVDAFVDLPFALPTAVAGISLTALLAGNGWVGQYFEPFGIQLAFNPNGVVIALIFIGLPFVVRTVQPVLEDSEKELEEAATSLGATRWQVFTKVILPSITPALLTGFAMAFARAIGEYGSVIFIAGNMPMVSEITPLIIIGKLEQYDTAGATAVAVVMLFFSFIMLLVINALQAWQRRHAGMPA; the protein is encoded by the coding sequence ATGGGCGCGGCCAGTGACCTGACCGGTGCGGCCGCACCCCGGCGCCGTCCTAAGCGCGTGCTGCCCGGTTTTGGCCTGACGCTGGGCTACACGCTGTTCTACCTGAGCATCATCGTGCTCATCCCGCTGCTGGCGCTGCTGGCCAAGAGCTTTTCGCTGAGCTGGCCGCAGTTCTGGGAGGCCGTCAGCGCGCCGCGCGTGCTGGCCTCTTACAAGCTGACGTTCGGCGCGTCCTTCATCGCCGCCTGCGTGAATCTGGTGTTTGGCCTGCTGATTGCCTGGGTGCTGGTGCGCTACCAGTTCCCGGGCAAGAAGATCGTCGATGCCTTTGTGGATCTGCCGTTCGCCCTGCCCACCGCCGTGGCCGGCATCTCGCTGACCGCGCTGCTGGCGGGCAACGGCTGGGTGGGGCAGTACTTCGAGCCCTTTGGCATACAACTGGCCTTCAACCCCAACGGCGTGGTGATCGCGCTGATCTTCATCGGCCTGCCCTTCGTGGTGCGCACGGTGCAGCCGGTGCTCGAAGACAGCGAGAAGGAACTGGAAGAGGCGGCCACCAGCCTCGGCGCCACGCGCTGGCAGGTGTTCACCAAGGTGATCCTGCCCAGCATCACGCCCGCGCTGCTGACCGGCTTTGCCATGGCCTTTGCGCGTGCCATCGGCGAATACGGTTCGGTGATCTTCATCGCCGGCAACATGCCCATGGTGTCCGAGATCACGCCGCTGATCATCATCGGCAAGCTCGAGCAATACGACACCGCTGGTGCCACCGCCGTGGCCGTTGTGATGCTGTTCTTCTCCTTCATCATGCTGCTGGTCATCAATGCGCTACAGGCCTGGCAGCGACGCCACGCGGGGATGCCGGCATGA
- the cysW gene encoding sulfate ABC transporter permease subunit CysW, with protein sequence MSAVANPSTRRAQAGTTEAPWVRFTLIGLALAFLALFLLLPLAAVFTEALRKGWDAYLAGLAEPDAWSAIRLTLLTAVIAVPLNLVFGVAAAWCIAKYEFKGKAFLTTLIDLPFSISPVVAGLMYVLVFGANGWFGSWLAEHDIKIIFAVPGIVLATVFVTFPFVARELIPLMQAQGNDEEQAAIVLGASGWQTFWHVTLPNIKWGLVYGVILCNARAMGEFGAVSVVSGHIRGQTNTIPLHVEILYNEYQSVAAFAAASLLALLALVTLVIKSIAEWQGEQQAKAAAALPPERPSA encoded by the coding sequence ATGAGCGCCGTTGCCAACCCATCCACACGCCGCGCCCAGGCCGGCACCACCGAGGCGCCCTGGGTGCGCTTCACGCTGATCGGCCTGGCCCTGGCTTTTCTGGCGCTGTTTTTGCTGCTGCCGCTGGCCGCCGTCTTCACCGAGGCGCTGCGCAAGGGCTGGGATGCCTACCTGGCCGGCCTGGCCGAGCCCGATGCCTGGTCGGCCATCCGGCTCACGCTGCTGACGGCCGTGATCGCCGTGCCGCTGAACCTGGTGTTCGGCGTGGCGGCGGCCTGGTGCATTGCCAAGTACGAGTTCAAGGGCAAGGCCTTTCTGACCACGCTGATCGACCTGCCGTTCTCCATCTCGCCGGTGGTCGCCGGCCTGATGTATGTGCTGGTGTTCGGCGCCAATGGCTGGTTCGGCAGCTGGCTGGCGGAGCATGACATCAAGATCATCTTTGCCGTGCCGGGCATCGTGCTGGCCACCGTGTTCGTCACCTTCCCGTTCGTGGCGCGCGAGCTGATCCCGCTGATGCAGGCCCAGGGCAACGACGAGGAGCAGGCCGCCATCGTGCTGGGAGCCAGCGGCTGGCAGACCTTCTGGCATGTGACGCTGCCCAACATCAAATGGGGACTGGTGTATGGCGTGATCCTGTGCAACGCGCGCGCCATGGGCGAGTTCGGCGCGGTGTCGGTGGTTTCGGGCCATATCCGCGGCCAGACCAACACCATTCCGCTGCATGTGGAGATTCTCTACAACGAGTACCAGTCGGTCGCGGCCTTTGCCGCCGCATCGCTACTGGCCCTGCTGGCGCTGGTGACCCTGGTCATCAAGTCGATCGCCGAATGGCAGGGCGAGCAGCAGGCCAAGGCCGCCGCCGCACTGCCGCCCGAGCGGCCAAGTGCCTGA
- a CDS encoding sulfate/molybdate ABC transporter ATP-binding protein — MSIEIRNVSKQFGNFHALRDVNLDIQSGELIALLGPSGCGKTTLLRIIAGLETPDRGSIHFSGEDTTDVHVRERGVGFVFQHYALFRHMTVFENVAFGLRVKPRGERPSEAQIRDKVMNLLKLVQLDWIAERFPSQLSGGQRQRIALARALAVEPKVLLLDEPFGALDAKVRKELRRWLRRLHDELHVTSIFVTHDQEEALEVADRVVVINQGRIEQQGTPQQVWDNPASPFVYGFLGDVNLFKGRANDGRVHLEGGTQLDIPDAQHADGAQAFAYVRPHDLEVERYSPGQAQDAEGRQRGMVVQLARSIVVGPVARLELLPESATESADNVAPEALIEAHISAQQFHTMGLREGETLVVTPRRAKVFLDEAAGI, encoded by the coding sequence ATGAGTATAGAAATACGCAACGTCAGCAAGCAGTTCGGCAACTTCCACGCGCTGCGCGACGTGAACCTGGACATCCAGTCCGGCGAGCTGATCGCGCTGCTGGGCCCCTCCGGCTGCGGCAAGACCACGCTCTTGCGCATCATTGCCGGGCTGGAGACGCCGGATCGCGGCAGCATCCACTTCAGCGGCGAGGACACCACCGACGTGCATGTGCGCGAGCGCGGCGTGGGCTTTGTGTTCCAGCACTACGCGCTGTTTCGCCACATGACGGTGTTCGAGAACGTGGCCTTCGGCCTGCGCGTCAAGCCGCGCGGCGAGCGGCCGAGCGAGGCGCAGATCAGGGACAAGGTGATGAACCTGCTCAAGCTGGTGCAGCTGGACTGGATCGCCGAGCGCTTCCCCTCGCAGCTCTCGGGCGGCCAGCGTCAGCGCATCGCCCTGGCGCGCGCCCTGGCCGTCGAGCCCAAGGTGCTGCTGCTGGACGAGCCCTTCGGCGCGCTGGACGCCAAGGTGCGCAAGGAACTGCGCCGCTGGCTGCGCCGCCTTCACGACGAGCTGCATGTGACCAGCATCTTCGTCACGCACGACCAGGAGGAGGCGTTGGAGGTGGCCGACCGCGTGGTCGTCATCAACCAGGGCAGGATCGAGCAGCAGGGCACGCCGCAGCAGGTCTGGGACAACCCGGCCAGCCCTTTCGTGTATGGGTTTCTGGGTGACGTGAACCTGTTCAAGGGCCGCGCCAACGACGGCCGCGTGCACCTGGAAGGGGGCACGCAGCTGGACATTCCCGACGCCCAGCATGCCGATGGCGCCCAGGCCTTTGCCTATGTGCGCCCGCACGACCTGGAGGTCGAGCGCTATTCGCCCGGCCAGGCCCAGGACGCCGAGGGGCGCCAGCGCGGCATGGTGGTGCAGCTGGCGCGCTCCATCGTCGTTGGGCCCGTCGCGCGGCTGGAACTATTGCCCGAAAGCGCTACCGAATCCGCCGACAATGTGGCCCCCGAGGCGCTCATCGAGGCGCATATCTCGGCGCAGCAGTTCCACACCATGGGGCTGCGCGAGGGCGAGACGCTGGTGGTGACACCACGCCGCGCCAAGGTGTTTTTGGACGAAGCCGCCGGCATTTGA
- a CDS encoding disulfide bond formation protein B, with product MCAVCLAMLAFGLYLQYAQGLEPCPMCIVQRYALIGVAACAGLASLRVQKGWWISWSLLALLLAGFGAFTAARQSWLQWYPPEVATCGRDFYGMVENYPLSRAIPMIFRGSGDCTAIDWTFLGGSIANWSFVWFVLFALVLLALLLRRQPAGGGLR from the coding sequence ATGTGCGCCGTCTGCCTGGCCATGCTGGCTTTTGGCCTGTACCTGCAATATGCCCAGGGCCTGGAGCCATGCCCGATGTGCATCGTCCAGCGTTATGCTCTTATTGGTGTAGCTGCTTGCGCAGGACTGGCAAGCCTTAGAGTCCAAAAAGGCTGGTGGATTAGCTGGAGCTTGCTGGCCCTGCTGCTGGCCGGCTTTGGCGCCTTCACCGCCGCCCGCCAGAGCTGGCTGCAGTGGTACCCGCCCGAGGTGGCGACCTGCGGGCGCGACTTCTATGGCATGGTCGAGAACTACCCCCTGAGCCGCGCCATCCCCATGATCTTCCGCGGTTCGGGCGACTGCACGGCCATCGACTGGACCTTCCTGGGCGGCTCCATCGCCAACTGGTCGTTTGTGTGGTTCGTGCTGTTTGCGCTGGTGCTGCTGGCGCTGCTGCTGCGCAGGCAGCCGGCCGGCGGCGGCCTGCGCTGA
- a CDS encoding bile acid:sodium symporter family protein, protein MALPRFAPDHFTLALVGTVVLASLLPASGPMARVLEVATTGVVSLLFFLHGAKLSRQAILGGLGHWRLHLSIFAATFALFPLLGWALRPVLEPLVTPEMYLGVLFLCTLPATVQSAIAFTAMARGNMPAAVCSASASTLLGIVVTPILVGLVLGRSAEGGSVLGAISKISLQLLLPFIVGHLLRPLIGGFIHRHAKRVKLVDQGSILLVVYSAFSAAVVSGLWRETPLPALAGLLVLCAVLLTLVLTLTTWGARALGFAKEDEITLVFCGSKKSLISGVPMAKVLFASSTVGAIVLPLMIFHQLQLMVCAVLAQRYARRPEHPATQPA, encoded by the coding sequence ATGGCCCTGCCGCGCTTCGCCCCCGACCATTTCACGCTGGCCCTGGTGGGCACGGTGGTTCTGGCCAGCCTGCTGCCGGCATCCGGCCCCATGGCCCGGGTGCTGGAGGTGGCGACCACCGGCGTGGTCAGCCTGCTGTTCTTTCTGCACGGCGCCAAGCTGTCGCGCCAGGCCATCCTGGGCGGCCTGGGCCATTGGCGGCTGCACCTGAGCATCTTTGCCGCCACCTTTGCGCTGTTCCCGCTGCTGGGCTGGGCTCTGCGCCCGGTGCTGGAGCCGCTGGTCACGCCCGAGATGTACCTGGGCGTGCTGTTTTTGTGCACCCTGCCGGCCACGGTGCAGTCGGCGATTGCCTTCACGGCCATGGCGCGCGGCAACATGCCGGCGGCGGTGTGCAGCGCATCAGCCTCCACGCTGCTGGGCATCGTGGTCACGCCCATCCTGGTGGGGCTGGTGCTGGGCCGCAGCGCCGAGGGCGGCAGCGTGCTAGGGGCGATTTCCAAGATCTCGCTGCAGCTGCTGCTGCCCTTCATCGTCGGCCATTTGCTGCGTCCGCTGATCGGCGGCTTCATCCACCGCCACGCCAAGCGCGTCAAGCTGGTCGATCAGGGCTCCATCCTGCTGGTGGTGTATTCGGCCTTCAGCGCGGCCGTGGTCAGCGGCCTGTGGCGCGAGACGCCGCTGCCCGCGCTGGCCGGCCTGCTGGTGTTGTGCGCGGTGCTGCTGACCCTGGTGCTGACGCTGACCACCTGGGGCGCGCGCGCGCTGGGCTTTGCCAAGGAAGACGAGATCACGCTGGTGTTCTGCGGCTCCAAGAAGAGCCTGATCAGCGGCGTGCCCATGGCCAAGGTGCTGTTTGCCTCCAGCACCGTGGGCGCCATCGTGCTGCCGCTGATGATCTTCCACCAACTGCAGCTCATGGTGTGCGCGGTGCTGGCGCAGCGCTATGCGCGCCGGCCCGAGCATCCCGCGACCCAGCCAGCGTGA